The Globicephala melas chromosome X, mGloMel1.2, whole genome shotgun sequence genome contains the following window.
ttgaaacTCATGAACTATCAGGAACTTATCCTCTGatataaaatttctctttatcaATCCACCAGCTGGAGAGAGAATAGTCTATAGgtaatctttttgttttcattctgtaGGAGAAATAATCATGCGTCACTTCACTcttcttttgtaaattatttgcttatttttcccattttaaaggcTTCCCTAACGTCTGTAATTAGAATTTCCCATgccttttgaagtttatttttcttaaccttaaaaatatttttaggaatagTATGTGCTCCCTGTGGAAGacaaagaacataaaaaattaaaatatgaactgCTAGCCCTTAATGTACTTATTAGTAAACTTCCACTGCCCAATGCAGAGCCACAAAACGTAGCATCCTAACACAACAACTGTTTGTTCTCACAGATCTACAGGTTGGCTGAGGGGCTCTACTTCACGCTGTAGCTTAGGACCAGAGGGCTGGCTGGGACCTTTTCTAATGGTGATGACAGTTTTAAAACGTGAGGTGGGTCTTACAAGCTGTCACAGAAAGATCTTGCATTCACTTCCATTAAGTTACAAGAGCAAGTCACAGAACTATATGTACACTGTGGcccctgtgtttttaaaaattcaacatatttttgtagCACATCTATGTACAAAGAAGCCTCAAATCAGCTTTAGAATGACACACACCAGACAGTTAATTGTGGTTACTTTTGAAAAGGGGGCTGAATTTTCGAGCAATGTTGTAAGGGGGGAGATTGTGATTTATGTGTGTAAGAAGCTTGTATAAGAAGAATATATATGCTATGATTAACTCTgtcattaaaacatttaaatgagcCTAAGAGAAGAAATAGTAGTTGTGTATCACTCGGATTAAGTAACTGCTAACTGATGCAACAGAGAAAACCTGATATCTGAATGACTTAACACTACAAAAGTCTGTTTCTTGTGCACATAAAATCTGATGAAGGTTGGCAGAGGCTCACCGCTCACAGATGACTCCGAGATCCCGGCTATGTACGTCGCGTGGCTCCACACCTCAACACGGGCTCTCTCTGTTTGCTGCTGAATGGAAGAGAAAGCACAGAGGTGCCATACTGACTCCCTCGTGCCTTGGTCTGGAGGTGACCCTTCCTAATTACATATAGTGGACTGGGAATATAGTCTCCCCAGGAACCCAAGGAGAGCAAGACAGGATGTGGATGAGGTTTGCAGTCTCCCATAAACTGGTGTATAGTGTGTGCTCAATAAAGAGCAACTACTGCAATTGCTTATGACAACAACCCTCTTAGTTAGTTGGAGGAGTTTCTGAGAAGGCCAAATTTACCTTGAAATTCACCAAGTTTTTCTTGTGCATACTATGTAAGACATGTTTTCAAATACAGGATTCCATCTAATTTCCAAAAGTACCCTGTACATCTCAGCAGAGAGGGCTTTCACCAGTACCTTTCTGCATTGCCAATTGCAATAACCTGTGTAACCTCAGTAGGCTGGGAATTTTCTCCTAACTTCTGGTTGCATGGTCAAAATCATAGCCACCCATCACCTGACTGAACATACCTGAACACCTGAACAGGTGCCATTAAGCATATTGAACAAACAGCATCTCCCCTGGGACCGATACAGACAAGGATTACTGGGAGGATGGTGAATTACTTTTCCTTGTTATTCAAAGCTAGCATGTCTGCCAAAGAACCATTTTCCACCTCCAAGAAGGACTCCAAGATGGGTTTTTAGGAATTCAGCCTCAGCAGATGTTTGTTTACACAGTGATTTCCTTGGTCCCTCCTCCTTTACCACTTAGGAAGAAGGCTTTGGTTTTGGACCCCTTAATTAAGTTCACTCATCAGTGTATGGATTCAGTGGCCAGATTCAAAGAAGACACTTCATTAAAATCCTACTGCAAATATCACGTTGTTTCAAACAAGGCCTCCCTAGCCTTGGGGTTATAAGCCAAGGCCCTGTAGAGTCCATACCAAATCAGAGTCTCGTCACCAGCAGGCTTGCAAACACTGAGAATGTGGTGGAGGCACCCAGTGGGGATGAGGAGGTGTGTAAACGTCACTGTCTGAAGTGAACAGATACATGGAAAGGGCAGCTGCTGTCCCAGGGGTCCACGGTGACGAATGGGATCTGCGGGGAGTCGGGATGCTCCGAgtcaggggagggcagggcataTGGGCTGTCCGTTCGTCCGGGAGCTGAGTGCAGCCTCCAGAGGAAGATGCAGAGAAGAGCTGGCCAGCAGGTCAGCTTCCAGTCTGGACACGAGGGCACACTGGGGAAGACCCAGGGGCAGGGCGCTGTGATGCCGCAAAGTGCTGGGACTGGACCCCCGTGCCGGGACCGGGGCAATCAGCTCTCAGGGAAGCCTGGGGCGAGGGGCAGGAGGATCCTAGGTAAATGAAGCCCACAGACAATCCCCAAATGGTGTCTGGTTCTCATGTTCACCTTCCTTCTTTAggcctgcttttaatattttggctACAAGTTCCTCTTTCTTATTGCCTGAGAGACGTCACGGAGCAGTGAGAGGAGAAATGGATTAAGAGACAGAAGGGCTGCCTCAGGCTGGGAGGAGTGGAACAGTATGGGCTCTGGAGGAATTCAGACCGGGCTGTACTCCCGGTTCTGTCACTTTACCAGTCCGGAGAATACTGCAAGTTCTTTGTCTGCCAAGTGGGTCTGATAAGCCTCCTCTTATAGAACTGTCAGAACATATGTgatatatgtaaagcacctggcacagtggCTGGCGATGTCTGGGTCTTTCATGCATGGCAGTCATTATGATGCTTATTTTCATACCAGAAGAGACTGGTCTTCTCTGTCCTAGAGATACCCTCATCTCtaggaatttttcattttatccagGAGATGTCAGAGACTATGCGGGCCTCTAGGACAAAGAAAGATGAATTAACCAAAGTGCTCCTTAGCAAGTAACCCTGAGTACATTTTCCCTATCAGAGAATATGTTGTTTCATTTGTGGAGGCAGGGGTTCCACCAGGATGCAAATCAAACCTTATAGAATTTGTGTCAAGGACCAATAATTCCCCTGCCTCCCAAAACCCCGCCGATTTTCACGTGTTTCATCACCACCAAAATCTGGGCCCATTTAGGAGTTCTGCCAGATTACACTCAAGACAAACAAAtctcatatattaacgcatatatgtggaatctagataaCTGGTACAGTTGAACCTctttgcagggcaggaacagagatgcagatatagagaacggacatgtggacacgggggaagggggggtggcatgaattgggagattaggattgacctATGTGCACTACCATGTGtcaaatagacagctagtgggaacctgctgtacagcacagggagctcagcttggtgctctgtgaccacctagatgggtggagGGAAGTCCAgcagggaggggatatatgtatacgtgtagatGATTCACTTcgttgcacagcagaaactaacacaacattgtaaagcaattatactccaattagaAAAACCCGATAACTAATTAATGGAGCGGGCTGGGGCTCCTCCAGCCCAGGGCACAGAGTGCCAGCACAGGGGCTTCTCAGCATCCCACCACAAAGGAGACAATCTGCATAAAACACCTGGTTTGTTTGTGCACCGTGTTCACCTGCACCGGGGCAAAAGCACTGGACCCCTGCTCACCATTATCACAGCCTCATCTAGCCCACCACGCAGCCAACTTAAAATTACCTCCCAAGGAGGGATTTGCAAAATAACCAAACCTCAAAGTGTTCTGGCTAAGAGAATTTATACTTCACTGCTCTCAACTGGACTCTCTCCCCACCATCCTCACTGGGTTTTTCCATCACACCACCTTCCTTATATAATAGCTGCTCTTATACTCTCAACATCTACAGGCAGGTGCAGGGTCTTTTTTATCTTAGCATCATCACTACCAGCACAGAACCTTCCAAAGAGCAGATGCTCAATTACAGATGGGAATCAATGAGGCACTGAGTGAGGAATGTAACTTATTACTATCCAATTTTGTCGGCATTCTTGAATAAGCTAAGGACATCTAGGTGTATATCTTTGAAttttacaaagagaaagacaaaggcGAATAAGACAAACCAAAATTTGACTAAACTTTACTTTGCTTTCATCCATTTTAAAACCACAGCATTCTTTCACATTTCCGAGAAAATTCCTATTCCAATGCCATATTATCTCAGTCCAGAACCCCAGAAAGATGCAAGGAGTTTTCACATCGTACTACACGGTACCTAAACTCTTACGCTTCAACCtgataaacaacaacaaatatgtGATCCATGTCATTTATAAACTTGGATTCTGAATCTAAAGAAACATTCTAGTGAAAGAAACATTTGAAAGATACTagtgtaaaacaggaacacaaagaagatatacattaTGAGCTTTCCAGCCCCAGCTTAGCCTCTCACTACTGAAAAGGTTGGCAGCGTTGGTCAAACACAAAGTGAAGAAGCTGCCTCAGACCTCACTAAGGGTGGGAGGAACTGCTAGACGTGACCTTGGAAGGCGCACTGGCCTTGACTCGAGTACCAGCCctggctgcagctctggcttggGATCGGGctctctcttcctcatctctCAAAGCCTTTTCATAATGGGCTGGAAAGGCACTGGGGACGGTACCAGCCACCCTGGCCACAAACTCCAGGACTTTCATCTTGCTGGTTTCAGCGCGGGCTCTCCGGCCCCACAGGAACTCATAGCGCAGGGGATTGCTGTCGCGCACCTGACGATACACCAGATACTTTTCCTGCACCAGATCTTCTGTGATAAGCTTCCTGGGCTCCCCAAAGATTATGTGACACCTTCCAACATAAACACCCAAACCATTCAGGAATTCCCAGATCTCCTCCGCAGAGGCACGGTCGCCATGCAAGAAGATCACACCGAGGAGAAGCATCAGAAGCCCATTCTTCCGGAACCGCCAGCCACTGCTCCGACGCCCATCGTCGCTGACATGTAGCTTGCTGCCAAGGGTATAGGAATCACCACCCGGCTTGACTTCCTTCAACTCAAGACCAAAGATCAGCTGAACGCACTCAGCAGCTCTCCTGAGGATCTCAGGGAACTTCCCTTTGTACCTTTTGTTCACAAGCTTCAGCAAGTCTGCCTTTATAATGGGCTCTTCCACTGTATACCTCTCCAGCAGGAATTCTGTCAACCTTCCCACCTTCTTGATCAGAGGATCTCTCTGAAAGCTCTCACCAGAGGCTGAGGCGCGGGAGGAACTTTTCCTTGCCTGAACCGGGCCCTTGGCGCGCACATCAGATCCTGGGCCTGAAACCCCTGCAGCACGAGAGCTAGTGGCTGGGGCTCCCTGAGGCTCCTGGCGAGTGCCAGCAGCAGGGGAGCTCGGGGGAGTACcctgagaaggagaagaggggcaCGAGGGCGACTCTTCTCTCTGTGCTGCAGTGGCCTGAGCACCCCCGTGATTCTGGGTCTCCCTCCGGGCCTGGTGGCGCTTCTCACGGGCACGGAGCTTACTCTTCTGCCCCCGAGGCATGACTATGGGCAGGGACAGCAAGCGGGGGAGTGGGCAGGAGAGCAGGTGATGCTGGAACCTGGaggagggaaggtgagagggtGTGAGCACCTTCAGCAGGGAGGTCCCACCCTGACTTGAAGAAGGCCGCTCTGCACGTTTCCTTGAGGGCACTGCTCTAGGAACCACTAGGCTCTTGTTCTTGGTCAGCCTGTCCCGAGAACCCAGGGTAAGAAGCGAGAGTGAGTGCGCCTCAGGCTACAGCCTGCCAGCCCTGCCTGTGGCTGACGGCGGTGACCACAGATCCTGGTAGGGTAGGCCCTCTCTGGGTTCCAAGGGTCCCTTTCGTTCACAAACAGGATTGTCACATCGACTCTTGGTAGGGCCGGGACCTCTTTCCTGTGCTGCTCTAAAGGTGACACCTCAGAGCTCCCTGGGGCCCACGAGAAGGAACTGAGTCATGGACACTGTCGGGGTGCACAGCGCTGACAGTTGTGTGGGGCCTGCTCTGTCCTGAACTCGTTGCTCCTCAACCATTCAGCGTCCTCATCTTGTCGACACCAAGGGTCTGGgacccctcctgctgcccctggTGCGGCACCTTCAGACGAAGGATCTCGTCTCCCTtagaaatgatacaaagaaatgaggAGCCTCCGCCTGACAACCATGCTCTGGGCTTTCAAGGGCTGAGCAGAGGCCTGGGCAGGACTCTTTATTATGCCTTTGATTCGGTGGAAGGGGGGTGTGCTACCTTCAGTCGTCATTCACAGTCCCCACTGGGTCTCCTGGGAGGATCTGGGGGCTCCTTTCTCTCTTGACTTGAGGACATTTCCTCACAGTACGGCCCACAGCTCCCTGAGACCGAACAGTGGAAGTGACGATGGCCTTATCTGGCCACAGCGCCCCTAGTCTCCAGAGGCTGAAAACTGCAGCAGGCAGGCTGAGGCCCTATAACGTGTGGTCCTCCCTCACGGTCCCCATTTCTCACTCAGGGGAGGGTCTacggttcctccctctgctgaccCATCACACCAAGATGCTGACTTCCCTGTGAGTTCCGAGTGGGGAACTGATGGGCACTTCTGCCTCACATCTGTGCCCGGGGGCGCCTCTAGGAACGACAATGGAAAGGGACTCTGCGCGGTCCCCGCTGGCACGGGGTGGACTTCCCCCCACAGTCCTCAGCATCTTCTCCGTGAGTCCTGGCAAATCCCGGAAATCCTCCCTCCGCTGATCTGAGTTCGCTTGCATTACATTAAGATTCTCACCTTCCTGAGATCCCCAAGATGAAAGAAAGGGTGAGCCACTGCCAGTCATCCCCGTCCATGCCCTCCCTGGGTTGGTAGCAGGGGCTGGACTCCACGGGACCCCACTGTTGCGGCATCGTTGGCCTCTTTCGCCCTCACTCAGACGGCATCTACGCTCCTCCCTCAGCCCACCTGAGTCTTCTGGCCTCAGATCAAGGCCCACATCTGCCTGGGTCCCTGGGGCCCGAAGTGAGGGGTGACACATCAGGCTACCTCTACCTGGGGTTTCCCAGGGCTGAGGGGGGTGGGAGTTTGTGGGCCCCCACTGCTTTGGGTGGGTCTGCATCTACATCATCCCTCAGTGTCCTCACCCTGACGCACAGCAGGACTTGGACATCCTCTGTGTCTTGACTTGACGTCTATCCCCTCACACTAAGGCCCCCAACTCCCCGAGACCCGctagaaagaaaattttcttg
Protein-coding sequences here:
- the LOC132594551 gene encoding melanoma-associated antigen B1-like, encoding MPRGQKSKLRAREKRHQARRETQNHGGAQATAAQREESPSCPSSPSQGTPPSSPAAGTRQEPQGAPATSSRAAGVSGPGSDVRAKGPVQARKSSSRASASGESFQRDPLIKKVGRLTEFLLERYTVEEPIIKADLLKLVNKRYKGKFPEILRRAAECVQLIFGLELKEVKPGGDSYTLGSKLHVSDDGRRSSGWRFRKNGLLMLLLGVIFLHGDRASAEEIWEFLNGLGVYVGRCHIIFGEPRKLITEDLVQEKYLVYRQVRDSNPLRYEFLWGRRARAETSKMKVLEFVARVAGTVPSAFPAHYEKALRDEEERARSQARAAARAGTRVKASAPSKVTSSSSSHP